A window of Sinimarinibacterium sp. NLF-5-8 genomic DNA:
GTCACGGTCACATTGCCACCGGCCTCGGCCATGCTGATGAGATCGTCGCCGGTGATCGGATCGATGCTGATGCGGGCTTGTGGCGGCAGGGGGTCCACCTCGATGCTGTCGCTGTCACCGCTGCCGTGTTGACCGCGCGAATCGGTGTAGCGGCCATCGTCCACAGTCACCGTCACGGTGCCTTCAAAGTTGGCATCCGGGATCAAATCGGCAATCCAGCGACTCGGATCATTGGGATCGGGGCGCAGATTTTCGATGCGCCCGTTTTCAACAACCACATCACTGCCATCAAAGCCCTGCGGCGGACGGCTGAACTGAAACTCAACCGTGCCATCCGCGCCGATGGTGATCGTCAGCGTTGGCGGCGACTGCGGTGCGGGGGCGTTATTGCCGTCTTCACCAGCAGACGGCGGACGCGGCCGCCCTTCATCCGGGCGCTGCTGCTCATCGGGGCGCAGGGTTTCATCCGGACGCGGCAACACGCTGCCGCCACTGCCATTGCCGCCACCCTGCCCGCCATTGACGCCGCCGGGACGCAAAATCATGGAAGTCAAATCGCCGCGCGGCGCAAGACCCGATTCATCCCGATCCGGCAGCAGCATGCTCAGCGGACGGATCAGCTCGCGCACGCGCGCCAACGTCAGCGGCGTGATGCCATCGGCCTCGACGATTTCCTGGACACGCACCAGCTCAACAAAGTTGTAGCCCTCGCCATCAAGGCTCAGCACGGGCGCCTGCGCCTCGGCATCCGCGGAGGCCGGCGTGGAACGCAGCTCCGGCATCCCTTCAGGATTGACCGCACCGAGCGTCATGTTCAGAGCTTGCGGTTCGAGCACGCGCGCGCCGTCAATCACCACTTCACGCGCATCGCCAAAATCCAAGACGATCTTGGCGCTATCTGCGGTGATCAAAACCTCATTGGCCATGAGTGAATCGCCGACCTTGAGCGCGCGCAGCGACCCATCAGGTTGACGCGCCCACGCTTGGCCGCTGAGGTTCACAACTGTCGCAATTACGGTTTGATTAGCCATGGCAAAGCTCACAAATCAAGTGTCAGCACAACTGACAAAAATAAAAATCAGCGTTCGCTCAAGGCATTGGCCTTGGCGCGCAGAATCGGTTTCAACAAATAGGACAGCACGGTTTTTTTGCCGGTCAGCACATCCAGCTGCACCGTCATCCCCGGAATGATCGACAGCCGCCGGGCAAACTCGGTATCGCCGGTGGCGGCGCGCACCAGATAAAACGTGTTGCCCCGCTCATCGGTAATGGTGTCGGCGCTGATGTGTTGCAGCTGGGCGCTCATGCCGCCGTAGATTGAATAATCGTAGGCGTGAAACTTGATGATGGCGGGCAGGCCCGGATGCAAAAACGCAATATCGCGCGGGGCGATACGCGCCTCGACCAGCAGCTGATCATCATCCGGCACGATCTCCACCACCGCGTTGCCCGGCTGTACCACCCCGCCCAGAGTGTTGAACAGCAGGCGCTGTACCGTGCCATGCACCGGCGAACGAATCTCCGCGTACTTGACCCGATCGGCCAGACCGCTGACGTTTTTCCCCCAGGCTGTTCAACTCACCCAAAGTCTCTGCCAGCTCGGCACGCCACTGGTTGCGCATGGCCAGGCCGGTTTCACGAATACGCCCCTGCGCCTCGGTAACGCCAGCCTCGATCTGCGCCATCCGCGCGCGCGCCTGTTCCACCTCACCGCTGGCTTGGGATACGTCACGTTCCAGCCGCAGAATCTCCACCTCGGAAGCCGCACCAGACGCCAACAGCGGCTTGGTCACCGCCAGCTCCTGCGCGGCCATGCCGTGATTGCGCGACGCCTGCGCCAGGCGTGCTTCAGCTTCGTTCAGCTCTTTTTGCCGCTGCGTGAGCTGCTCCCGCGCAATGGCAATGCGCTCGGCCAGTTCCGCCTTGCTGGTCTGATAAAACCGCTGCTGCTGCTCCAGCACCCGTTGCTGCGCCGGATTCAGATCCGTCCCCAGCTCTGGCTTATACGGCTTTTGATCGACCAGCGCGGTCAAGCGATCCGCCTTGGCACGCAATGCAAACGCGCGCGCGGTGCCTTCTTCGTAGTTGGCCACAAAGCGCGTCGGGTCGATCCGCACCAGCAAATCCCCCTGCGCCACTTTTTGCCCTTCTTTGACAAACAGCGCCTCCACCACGCCGCCATCCACCGACTGCACCACCTGCAACTGCCGCGAAGGGATCACCTTGCCCTCACCGCGCGTCACTTCATCAATCGGTGCCAATCCTGCCCACACCAGCAGCAGCAGCACGATCACCGCCACCGCATACAGCAGCGCGCGCGCACGCGGCAGCTTTTGCAACGCCAAAGCATGATGCGCATCCGCACCCCAATCCTGGCGGTTGACTTCCAGCGACGAAAACAGCGGCTTGAACACCGCATTGACGCCGCGCCCGCCATACGCGCCCAGCCCCACCGCGCGCCCCAGATTTTCAAACGCGCGCTGCTCGATCGGGCGGGGGTCTGTGGCGGGTGCCGAATCAGGTTTATGGCTCATACCGCCACCTCCAGAGCGCGCGCGCCAAGCCAACGGCCTGCCCTCTCCCCTGCCCCTCTCCCGCTTGCGGGAGAGGGAGACAGCGCGGCTGGCTTTTTAGAAGTCATGCGCGCGCCTAAAAGGGGAAATAAAAAAGCATTACCGCGCGCGCGGTGCGCCTTCAAACCCAAACCAACCAACTCCCTCTCCCGCTTGCGGGAGAGGGTTGGGGAGAGGGCGAGCGCGCGCGTCATGGGCTCACCTTGCGGAGGCTGCCGCCGGCCAGTGCCTTGAGCACTTCGACCTTGGGCCCGTCGGCGACGATGCGGCCTTGGTCCATCACCACCAGCCGATCAACCAAATCCAGCAGTGAATTGCGGTGGGTGATCAGCAGCAGTGTCTTGCCCACGCTGCACCGCGCCAAACTTTGCACAACGTGGTTTTCCAGTGTGCTGTCGAGGGCACTGGTCGGCTCATCCAGCAACAGGATGGGTCGGTCTTCAATCAGCGCGCGCGCCAGTGCCACGGTTTGCCGCTGTCCGCCGGAGAGACGCCCGCCGTTTTCACCCACCGGCAACCCCAGTCCTTCGGCGCGCTCCCCGACCAGCGCGGCCAGCCCAGCGTCGTTGACCGCAGCCAGCAGTTGTTCACGGCTGGCGTCGGGTACTCCGAGGATGATGTTGTCGTAGACGCTGCCGTGCAGCAGTTGAATTTCTTGCGGAACATAGCCGATGTTGCGACGCAGTTCGGCAATGTCGATCTGGCCTTGGTGCAGGCCGTCGATCAACACCTGTCCGGCACTGGGTTGATACAAGCCCATGATCAGTTTTTCCAACGTGCTTTTGCCCGAACCGGCACGGCCCACAATGGCCACGCGCTCGCCAGCTTTGATTCGCAAGTTGATGCCCTGCAACGCCGGGCGCTGCTCGTTGGGATAACTAAAACCCACATCGCGCAGCTCGATCTCGCCGCGCAAGCGCGGATGACTGACCTGGCTCGTCCCCGGCGCGCGCTCCTGCGGCGAGGCCATCAACGATTCCAGCGACTGCATCGCCATGGCCGCCGAGTGGTATTGGGTGAGCAGTGCTGCGGTTTGCGAAATCGGCGCCATCGCGCGCGATGACAGCATGTAAGCGGCGATCAATCCGCCCTGGCTCAAGTTGCCATCGATGACCAGATAAACGCCGATGATCATCAGCACCACCGACACGGTTTGCTGCGTCCACATCGCCACGCTGCCGACTGAGGCGCCGAGCAAACGCAGTTGCGCGGCACAGCCGGAGACAAACTCGGTGGCGCGTTCCCACACGCTTTGCGCGCGCGAGGTGGCGTTGAAGCTGCGCAGGGTTTCGGCAGCCGTGAGATTTTCAATCAGGCTGGCATTGCGCTGCGAACTGGCCTGGCTGACCAGATCGGCCATCTGCCGCATCCGCGCTTCCACGGCCAGGGCGTAGCCAATGACGAGGGCGGCACCGACCACAACAGGTATCGCCATCGGCCACGCCAGCACGCCGATGATGACCACAAACAGCACAAAAAACGGCAGATCAATCAGCGCGCTGACGCTCATCGAGCCCATGAAACTGCGCACCGATTCAAACGACTGCACGTTGGAGGCAAACGACCCTACCGAGGCGGGTTTGGCTTCCAGGCGTTGGCCTAGCAATCGCTCCATGATCTGTGCCGAAAGCTGCAAATCCGCGCGGTTGGCGGCCACATCCACAAACCAGCTACGCAGCAGCCGCAAGATCAGATCGCCAGTGATGATGATGAACACACCCAGACCCAGCACCCACAGCGTGTCGATCGCCATATTCGGCACCACGCGGTCGTACACGTTCATGGTGAACAGCGGCATGCTCAGTGCAAACAGGTTGATCACCAGCGCCGCCACCAGCACATCGCGATACAGCCCCCGGTTTTGCCGGATGACCTGCCAGAACCAATGCCCCTGCGCCGCCTGACTGCCGGGCACCGGATTGGCGCGTTCGTCCAGCACAAAGCGTGGACGGCAATAAAACGCCATGCCGCTGTATTGCGCTTCCAGCTCGGCGCGCGGCAGTTGCAGTTCAACCGCCTCCGGCATCATCAACAGCCGCAGCGTAGCGAGATCGGCATCAGCATCCAGCACGATGCAGGCGCGCTGATCCGCCAACACCAGAATGCACGGCAGCAGCGCGCGGTTGAGGCGCGCCAACGGCTGCTGCACCGCTTGTGCGCTCATCCCCAGCCGCGCAGCCGCGCGCGGCAACACCGAGGGCAACAACCGGCCTTGTTGCAACGGCAGGCCGCTGGTCAAGGCATCGCGGGTGAGGCTGACGCCGTGCTGCTGCGCCAGCCACAGCAGGCTGGCGCTGAGCGGATCATCCGCCACGCCGATGGACGATGACGCCTGGGTCATCGCCGCTTACGGCTGCGTCATTTGCACACGAATTTCAACGCGCCGGTTTTGCGCGCGCCCGGCCGCCGTGGCGTTGTCAGCCAGCGGCTGGGTAGCGGCGACGCCGTGGGTCTGGATCAGCGCCGCATCCACACCTGCCTGGATCAGATAAGCCTTGACGCTTTGCGCGCGCGCTTCCGAAAGCGTCTGGTTGCGGGCCGCATGGCCGCTGCTGTCAGTGTGGCCGGTGATCTCGATCATGCGCACCTGCGCTGCCTGTTGCAGCTGATCCAGCAGCGGCTTGAGCGCGGCAATGGCCTGTGCTCCGAGTGTGGCACTGCCGCTGTCAAACAGCGCATCCCCCTGAACAACAAAGGCTTTTTCAGTCACCACCGGAACCACCTGAGCTGCCGGGGCAATCGGCGCAGGTGCTTGCAGCACTTCGGTGAGCTGCGTCTGCATGTTCATGTCCTGTGCTGCAAACGCAGTGCAGTAGTTTTGCGCGCGCGCGCCGCCATCATCTTGGGTGGCGTCAGCCAGGGTATCGGGACGCGCGCTGAGCACATCGAGCAAGGTGCCCATGCTTTGCAGGGTGCGTGCCTGGGCGGTGCTCAAATCAAAGCGGCCATTGATCAGCGCGCGCTCGGCCTGAAACGCCTCGTTCTGGGCATCGAGCACATCCAGCAGGGAGCACCGTCCGGCATCGAATTGTTCGCGGTAGGCGGTGATCACATTGACCGCATTGCTGCGGTGGCTTTCCAGCGCGCGCAGCTTGAACTGCACGTTGAGCACGTCGTTGTGGGCAATCGCCAGCGTTTGTCGCAGATCCACACAGGCTTTATCGCGTAAATCTTGCGACTGATTCACACGATAGGCGGCGGCGTGATCGGCGGCACGGTCGCTCATGCCGCGAAACAGGTTGTAGCGCGCGCGCAGTTCCACCACGCTTTCTTCGCCATTGCGGTCACGGTCGATACGGCCATCAAAACCATTGGTGTTTTGATAAACCCCGTGGCGCGCGCCCAGCTCCAGCGTGGGGTAGTACCGTGACTGGGCGACTTTTTTCGCAGACTGCGCGGCGTCGATGTTTTCAAACGTGGCGTGCAGACCGGGATTGTGGGCATAGGCCACACTCAGCGCCGTGGTCAGCGCCTGCGGCACGGCCTGCGCCGGATCGCTCACCGGCGCCAGCGACGCCGGTGGCATTTGCCCGACGATGCGCTGAAAACGCATGGATACGTTCTATAAATTGGCCAGCTCGGTCATCAGGTTGGCCTGCGCCAATGACACCCGACCACTGATCTGCATCAAATCGGCACGGTTGGCAACGCCGCTGCTGACGCGCTGCTCGATGTGCTGATGCACGGCCTGATGATCACGCAGGTTTTGCTCAGCCAGCGCCACGGTTTGCCGATAACGCTGCACATCCAGATAGGCCTGGGTGGTTTCCAGCGCCTTGAGCTGGGCTTCTTCGAGCAGCTCCAGATAACGGACTTTTTCGGTGTGCGCCATCTGTGCCACGCGGTAATGGATCCGCCCACCGGCAAACAGCACCTGGGTCAGCGCAACCTCGGCATCGCCCCCGAGGCGAAACGTGGCATGACACAGGCCAGAAAATCAGCCGATGTCATGAAGGCCGTCATTATACGATTTATTACTTTTACAACTGACATAATCAGTGCCACTGATCCGCGTGGCAGCGGCCAGTCGTCGCGCGCGGGATCGGGCGGCGTCACGCCCCGCCAAACAGGGCCTGCCACTGCGCCGGCGTCAAGCCCTGCAAGCGGCGGATATTGGCCAGCGGGATGCCTTCGGGATTGGGGTGGCTGGCAATCGCGGCTTCTACGCTGTCCTCGCGCAGCAGGTGCAGCAGCGGCAGCGGCGCGCGGTTGGTGTAGTTTTCACGATCGTCGGCGGTGGTGCCTTCAAACTGATACTGCGGATGAAAGCTGGCCACCTGAAACTCGCCGTCCCATTCGTAGTGTTCAAGCAATGCGTCCACCTGATCCAAAAAATCGTTGTAATCGAGAAAATCCTGCAAAAAATGCGGAATCGCGATCAACGTGGTTTCAAGTTCTTGCGCGCGGGTTTCGCTCAGGCGCGTCAATTCCAGCTGCAATTCGGTCAGCAGCGCGACTTCATCGCAGGCGTCGCTGACGACGATCCGCACGCGATCGTTTTGATACGGCTGCGCCGCAAACGGGCAGAGATTCAGCCCCAGCACGACGGTTTGAATCCACTGCCGCACGCGCGTTTCAACCGCTTGAGAATCCGTATTCATGGTGATGGATGGCCTTTGACCCACAAAAAAACAGCCGAAGAACCGCGCGCGATTCTTCGGCTGCTGCGATCGACACGGTCAAAACTACACCGCCGCCAGTGCCTGCTCGACGTCGGCAATGATGTCGTCGATGTGCTCGATGCCCACGCACAGGCGGATCAGATCGGCGCTGACGCCCGCGGTCACCAGCTCCTCGTCGCTGAGCTGACGGTGCGTGGTGGTTGCCGGGTGGCAGGCCAGTGAGCGCGCGTCACCGATGTTGACGAGCCGCTTGATGATGTCGAGCTTGTCCATAAAGCGCGCGCAGGCGTCGCGGTCGCCCTTGATGCCAAAGGTAAACAGCGACGAGGGGATGCCGCCATCCATGTACTTTTGCGCCAGTGCGTAGTCGCGGTTGCCTTGCAGCCCGCCAAAGTTGACCCAAGACACTTTGGGATGCTTTTGCAGGTATTGCGCCAGTGCCAGCGCATTGGCGCAGTGGCGTTCCATCCGCAGCGGCAGGGTTTCGATGCCTTGCAGAATCAAGAAGGCGTTAAACGGCGAAATCGCGCCGCCGGTGTTGCGCAGCGCCACGGTGCGCGCGCGCGCCACATAAGCCGCCGGGCCAAAGGCTTCGGTGTACACCACGCCGTGATAGGCCGGCTCTGGCGTGGAGAATTGCGGGAAGCGCGGATTGTTTTTCCAATCAAACTTGCCGCCATCGACGATGATACCGCCGATGCTGTTGCCGTGGCCGCCCATGAACTTGGTGAGGGCGTGCACAACGATGTCGGCGCCGTGTTCAAACGGGCGGCACAGAATCGGCGTGGGTACGGTGTTATCAACGATCACCGGCACGCCTTGGGCGTGGGCGACTTCGGCAATCGCGGCGATGTCCACCACGTTACCCGCCGGGTTGCCCACTGACTCGCAGTACACCGCTTTGGTTTTGCCATCAATGGCTTTGGCAAACGCTGCCGGGTCGCGGCCATCGACCAGACGCGCTTCAATGCCCAGTGATTTGAGGCTGTGCACCAAAAAGGTGTAGGTGCCGCCGTAGACCTGGGCGGTGGCGACGATGTTGTCGCCCGCTTCGGCCAGGTTGAGGATCGACGCGGTAATCGCCGCCATGCCGGAGGCAAACGCCAGAGCCGCCACACCGCCTTCGAGCGCAGCCACGCGCTGTTCGAGCACGTCGGTGGTCGGGTTCATGATGCGGGTGTAGATGTTGCCCGGCACCTTGAGGTCAAACAAATCGGCGCCGTGCTGGGTGTCGTCAAAGGTAAAGCTGGTGGTTTGGTAAATCGGCACCACCACCGCGCGCGTGGTCGGATCGTTTTTAAAGCCTGCGTGTACCGCAGCGGTTTCAGGGCGCCATTTTTGTTGAGTCATGATGTCAGCACTAAAGAGGGTGAAAAAAGGAGCCGCAGTTTAGCGCCTCCGTTGCCGTGCATAAGCTTATGCCGTTATTGCGGCTTTATAAGCTGCCTCAGCGCGCGCGCTTTTTGCGCCAGGCCACGGCCAAACAGCAGCCGGATCATGCCCTTGGCCTTGGCGTAATCACCCGGTTTGACCGGGTAGATTTTCGGCAGCACCGAAAACCCAAAACGATCTTCCAGCACCGCGCGCGCGCAGGTATAGGCGCGCAAGCCATCACGCCCATTCATCGCCCCAAAACCGGAGGCCTTGACGCCACCAAACGGCAGGTCCTGATTCAGATAGCACATGCCAAAGTCATTGATGCAAACGCCGCCCGATTCCAACTGCGCCGCCAGGCGTTGACCGCGCGCGCGGTCGCGGGTGATGACGCTGGCCTGCAAGCCAAACTCAGTGCTATTGGCCAATGCAATCGCCTCGGCATCGTCTGCCACTTTAAAGATCAGCATCACCGGGCCAAACACTTCCTCACGGGCGATGCGCATCTGCGGCGTCACATCCACCAAAATCGTCGGCGGGAAAAAGTTACCTTGACCGGGTAAGCGCTTACCACCGGCCAGCGCGCGCGCGCCTTTTTCCAGCGCATCGTTGACCAGGGTTTCAATCACCTGCATCTGCTGCGCGGTACACACCGCGCCCACGTCTTGAGTGCCGGGGCCGGTGGGCACGCCCTGGCGCAACGCGCGCGTGGCCGCAGTGACTTTTTCAATAAATGCGTCATACACCGGCGCCTGCACAATCAGGCGCTCGGAGGCCACGCAGTTTTGACCGAGGTTGATAAAGCAGCCGCCCAGCGCGGCGTGCAGCGCCTGATCCAGATCGGCATCGTCACAGACAATGAACGGGTCTTTGCCGCCCAGCTCCATGATCACCGGCGTCAGGGTTTGCGCGCTGCCTTCGATGATGCGCCGACCATTGCCCGCCGAGCCGATGAACAAGATCTTTTGCACACCCGCGCGCACCAGCGCCGCGCCGGTGGCACCAGCTCCATCGACAATCTGCACGGTGTCGGCAGAAAAGCCTTCGCTTTGCAGTGCCTCATCGAGCAGGCTTTGGAATAAAGCACTGCTCCACGCCACCGCCTCGGACGGCTTGATGATGACGGCATTGCCCGCCATCAGCGGCGCGGCCACCGAGCCAAAAATGTTTTGAAACGGATAGTTCCACGGCACGATGCAGGCCACCACGCCCAGCGGCACATAATCAATGCGCCCACGCTTGTGCGGCAAAATGCCGCTGCCGACTTTTTCAGATTTTAAATGCCGCTCGCCGTTGTCGATGACCCAGCGAAGCTTAGCGCACACCGTCATCACCTCGCCCAGCAGCGCGTTTTCCCAGGTTTTGCCACTGGATTGCACCACCGATTCGCAAATCTCATCGGTGCGTTCCAAAACGCTGCGCAGCAAGTGCTCCAAAACGCGGCGGCGCTGGGCAAAGCTGCTGCACGCCCAGGCTTTTTGTGCCAGGCGCGCGCGCGCCACGGCAAGCTGTACCTGTTCAGGACTGACGGCGGGCACCTGCCCCAGTACCTCGCCGGTGGCCGGGTTGATGCAGCTCAGCATTTCCGCACCCGTGGTCGCGGCTGGCGCGCGCGCCTTGCCCTTGGTCTTGATGTTGGCCTTGGTTTGGGTTGCAGTTTTGGGGGCAGAAACAGGCTCAGTCATGGTTTGCGTCCTCTAAAATCAAATCAGCCGCGCGCCAGGCGATCGCCATCGTCGGCGCGTTGAGCGCAGAAACCGGGGTTTCG
This region includes:
- a CDS encoding HlyD family efflux transporter periplasmic adaptor subunit; protein product: MHGTVQRLLFNTLGGVVQPGNAVVEIVPDDDQLLVEARIAPRDIAFLHPGLPAIIKFHAYDYSIYGGMSAQLQHISADTITDERGNTFYLVRAATGDTEFARRLSIIPGMTVQLDVLTGKKTVLSYLLKPILRAKANALSER
- a CDS encoding biotin/lipoyl-binding protein; this translates as MSHKPDSAPATDPRPIEQRAFENLGRAVGLGAYGGRGVNAVFKPLFSSLEVNRQDWGADAHHALALQKLPRARALLYAVAVIVLLLLVWAGLAPIDEVTRGEGKVIPSRQLQVVQSVDGGVVEALFVKEGQKVAQGDLLVRIDPTRFVANYEEGTARAFALRAKADRLTALVDQKPYKPELGTDLNPAQQRVLEQQQRFYQTSKAELAERIAIAREQLTQRQKELNEAEARLAQASRNHGMAAQELAVTKPLLASGAASEVEILRLERDVSQASGEVEQARARMAQIEAGVTEAQGRIRETGLAMRNQWRAELAETLGELNSLGEKRQRSGRSGQVRGDSFAGAWHGTAPAVQHSGRGGTAGQRGGGDRAG
- a CDS encoding type I secretion system permease/ATPase, giving the protein MTQASSSIGVADDPLSASLLWLAQQHGVSLTRDALTSGLPLQQGRLLPSVLPRAAARLGMSAQAVQQPLARLNRALLPCILVLADQRACIVLDADADLATLRLLMMPEAVELQLPRAELEAQYSGMAFYCRPRFVLDERANPVPGSQAAQGHWFWQVIRQNRGLYRDVLVAALVINLFALSMPLFTMNVYDRVVPNMAIDTLWVLGLGVFIIITGDLILRLLRSWFVDVAANRADLQLSAQIMERLLGQRLEAKPASVGSFASNVQSFESVRSFMGSMSVSALIDLPFFVLFVVIIGVLAWPMAIPVVVGAALVIGYALAVEARMRQMADLVSQASSQRNASLIENLTAAETLRSFNATSRAQSVWERATEFVSGCAAQLRLLGASVGSVAMWTQQTVSVVLMIIGVYLVIDGNLSQGGLIAAYMLSSRAMAPISQTAALLTQYHSAAMAMQSLESLMASPQERAPGTSQVSHPRLRGEIELRDVGFSYPNEQRPALQGINLRIKAGERVAIVGRAGSGKSTLEKLIMGLYQPSAGQVLIDGLHQGQIDIAELRRNIGYVPQEIQLLHGSVYDNIILGVPDASREQLLAAVNDAGLAALVGERAEGLGLPVGENGGRLSGGQRQTVALARALIEDRPILLLDEPTSALDSTLENHVVQSLARCSVGKTLLLITHRNSLLDLVDRLVVMDQGRIVADGPKVEVLKALAGGSLRKVSP
- a CDS encoding TolC family protein; translation: MRFQRIVGQMPPASLAPVSDPAQAVPQALTTALSVAYAHNPGLHATFENIDAAQSAKKVAQSRYYPTLELGARHGVYQNTNGFDGRIDRDRNGEESVVELRARYNLFRGMSDRAADHAAAYRVNQSQDLRDKACVDLRQTLAIAHNDVLNVQFKLRALESHRSNAVNVITAYREQFDAGRCSLLDVLDAQNEAFQAERALINGRFDLSTAQARTLQSMGTLLDVLSARPDTLADATQDDGGARAQNYCTAFAAQDMNMQTQLTEVLQAPAPIAPAAQVVPVVTEKAFVVQGDALFDSGSATLGAQAIAALKPLLDQLQQAAQVRMIEITGHTDSSGHAARNQTLSEARAQSVKAYLIQAGVDAALIQTHGVAATQPLADNATAAGRAQNRRVEIRVQMTQP
- a CDS encoding TolC family protein, translating into MLFAGGRIHYRVAQMAHTEKVRYLELLEEAQLKALETTQAYLDVQRYRQTVALAEQNLRDHQAVHQHIEQRVSSGVANRADLMQISGRVSLAQANLMTELANL
- a CDS encoding DUF1415 domain-containing protein — its product is MNTDSQAVETRVRQWIQTVVLGLNLCPFAAQPYQNDRVRIVVSDACDEVALLTELQLELTRLSETRAQELETTLIAIPHFLQDFLDYNDFLDQVDALLEHYEWDGEFQVASFHPQYQFEGTTADDRENYTNRAPLPLLHLLREDSVEAAIASHPNPEGIPLANIRRLQGLTPAQWQALFGGA
- a CDS encoding O-acetylhomoserine aminocarboxypropyltransferase/cysteine synthase family protein, whose amino-acid sequence is MTQQKWRPETAAVHAGFKNDPTTRAVVVPIYQTTSFTFDDTQHGADLFDLKVPGNIYTRIMNPTTDVLEQRVAALEGGVAALAFASGMAAITASILNLAEAGDNIVATAQVYGGTYTFLVHSLKSLGIEARLVDGRDPAAFAKAIDGKTKAVYCESVGNPAGNVVDIAAIAEVAHAQGVPVIVDNTVPTPILCRPFEHGADIVVHALTKFMGGHGNSIGGIIVDGGKFDWKNNPRFPQFSTPEPAYHGVVYTEAFGPAAYVARARTVALRNTGGAISPFNAFLILQGIETLPLRMERHCANALALAQYLQKHPKVSWVNFGGLQGNRDYALAQKYMDGGIPSSLFTFGIKGDRDACARFMDKLDIIKRLVNIGDARSLACHPATTTHRQLSDEELVTAGVSADLIRLCVGIEHIDDIIADVEQALAAV
- a CDS encoding aldehyde dehydrogenase family protein, whose translation is MTEPVSAPKTATQTKANIKTKGKARAPAATTGAEMLSCINPATGEVLGQVPAVSPEQVQLAVARARLAQKAWACSSFAQRRRVLEHLLRSVLERTDEICESVVQSSGKTWENALLGEVMTVCAKLRWVIDNGERHLKSEKVGSGILPHKRGRIDYVPLGVVACIVPWNYPFQNIFGSVAAPLMAGNAVIIKPSEAVAWSSALFQSLLDEALQSEGFSADTVQIVDGAGATGAALVRAGVQKILFIGSAGNGRRIIEGSAQTLTPVIMELGGKDPFIVCDDADLDQALHAALGGCFINLGQNCVASERLIVQAPVYDAFIEKVTAATRALRQGVPTGPGTQDVGAVCTAQQMQVIETLVNDALEKGARALAGGKRLPGQGNFFPPTILVDVTPQMRIAREEVFGPVMLIFKVADDAEAIALANSTEFGLQASVITRDRARGQRLAAQLESGGVCINDFGMCYLNQDLPFGGVKASGFGAMNGRDGLRAYTCARAVLEDRFGFSVLPKIYPVKPGDYAKAKGMIRLLFGRGLAQKARALRQLIKPQ